ACCGGCGGAGCGGGGTTTATCGGATCGCATGTTGTGGATGCGCTGATTGGGCGTGGATTTCAGGTAACGGTGATTGATAATCTTATTACTGGCAAGCGGGCAAACGTGCACAAAATAGCTAAGCTGATTAGGTTGGATGTCAGAAACCCTAAACTTAATAATTTATTTAAAACAATAAAACCTGTATACGTTTTTCATCTTGCAGCGCAAATGGACGTGAAAAAATCATTGAGAGAGCCGCTTTTTGACGCGAGTGTGAACATATTAGGATCGCTCAACGTGATTAAATCAGCTGCTGATGTTGGGGTGAAAAAATTTATCTTTACCTCAACTGGCGGCGCAGTCTACGGCGACACATCAATTATTCCCACACCCGAAACAGTACCCGAGGCGCCCATTTCACCATATGGGGTGGCAAAGCTCGCGGTAGATAAATACCTCCATCAATTTTGGCACGTTGCAGGCATGCCCTATGTGAGCTTGAGATTTGGCAACGTGTATGGACCGCGCCAGCGTGCTGACGGCGAGGCGGGCGTGGTGGCAATCTTTGCAGGAAGGCTCGTACGCGGATTGCCCTGCGCGATAAATGGGAGCGGTAAACAAACGCGCGATTTCGTATATGTGGGCGATGTAGTAGATGCGGCTATGAAGGCAATGTATAAACCTTTTGTGGGCACGGTCAACATTGCAACAGGGAAGGAATCATCGGTAAATACGGTATATATGTTGTTGGCGAAAAACATACAGACGCGTTTGAAGGCCACACATAATCCTGCGATTCAGGGGGAGCAAATGCGCAGCGTGCTAGATTGGAAAAAAGCGAAAAAAGTGCTAGGATGGAAGCCGAAGGTGAATTTAGAGGAAGGATTGAGGAGAACTATTGCATGGCATTGTCATAATGCAAAAATCAAAAATCAAAAATCAAAATGATAGATCAAAATTTATAAATTTTGTATTCTCATTTTGCATTTTGAGATTTACATTTTGATTTATGACTGTGGTAGTTGTAATTCCCGCTTTTAACGAATCTCGGACCATTGCCGAAGTTATCCATGGCTGTTTGCAGCACGCGAGTGAGGTCATGGTCATAAATGACGGTTCGTGCGATGATACTGCGCTGCGCGCGCGTCAGGCAGGCGCTGCTGTTTTTGAGCATATGGTGAACAGGGGATATGGCGCGGCATTGCAAACCGGCATACAGGCGGCGCTTATGCGCGGTGCGGACATCATCGTGACCATTGATGCGGACGGCCAGCATGAGCCGGAAGAGATCATAAAGGTTATTGAGCCGCTCCAAAAAGGCGAAGCTGATATCGTGATAGGCGACAGGTTCGGTACGCAGTCAAAGCGCGAAGGAATGAGTTTATTAAGAAAAGCCTACATTACCGCGGGGAACCTCCTCACATGGATCCTCTACGGCGTATGGCTCTCTGATACCCAGTCGGGATTCCGCGCTTATACGCGCAATGCGTTAAGAAATTTGCAGACTCATGCACAGGGTATGGAATTTTCTTCTGAAATCATTGGAGAAGCGGCTAGACTGGGTTTGAGAATTGCGACTATCCCCATCACAGTGCGCTATACTGACTATTCGATAGGAAAGGGGCAGAATATATCTACAGGTATTGGGACTGCATTTCGGCTGTTCTTAAGAAGAATTTTGAGATAATATAAAGCGTCGAGGTATAAGAAACAAGATACAAGAAACAAACATCAAGCTACAAGATACAATAACCAATATTGGTGTTTGTGAGTTGGTTATTGGTGATTATTTGATGATTGTTTCTTGGTAATTGATTATTTACATATGGTTTTCCAGATCATCGCGTGCGCGTTAATCATATTGATTGTGGGGCGGATCGCATGGCAATTCCGCCGAGGCACGATCAGCGGGAAAGAATTTTTCTTTTGGTCGTTTTTTTGGGTGCTTGCCGCGGCGGCCATACTCGTGCCCAACGCCTTAACCATGATCGCGAATATATTAGGCATCGGGCGGGGGACTGACCTCGCATTTTACGGCTCATTCGTCATCGTCGCCTATGTGCTCTTCAGAATTGTGGTACGGATGGATAAGATGGAAAGGGATATCACAAAAGTAGTGAGACATTTGGCGCTTGATGATACGCATCAGGTATCACGTATTAAGTATCAGGGGACTGACCGCGATACGCTTGAGAATCGTGATACGTAATACCTAATACCTAATACTTACTATTATCACCATGCCCCGCGTCGCCGTGATCATAGTCACCTATAATAGCGCCCGGTTCCTCCCGGAACTTTTCGTAAGCCTTAAGGCCATGCAGCATCCCGCCGGCGGGGTGCAGTTTATTTTTGTGGACAATGCTTCTGCCGATCACAGTCCAGAATTGGTACGCGAGGCAATGCCGGATGCGGCATTGGTTCGTGAAAAAGAAAATAGAGGATTTTCTGCAGGTGTGAATGCAGGCTTGAGGCACCCGTTGGCGCAAGGCGTGGAATTTATCGCGCTTCTCAATCCTGACACGGTGGTGCATCCGGATTGGCTCACGGCCCTCGTGAACGCGTTGGAAGGACAGCGTAAGGCTGTCTCTGCTCAATCTCTTATTCTTTACGCGCAGGATCGCGAGAAGGTAAATTCAGCGGGAAATAGTATCCACTTTTTAGGGTTTGGTTTTAGTCAAGCTAACGGGCAGTCCCGATCTGTCATTCTGAACGAAGTCCCGATACCATCGGGACGGAATGAGGAATCGCCCACGAATGTGGGCTCGCATACGCGAGAGATCCTTCGTCCCGATGCGCTTGGGACTCAGGATGACGTTAAACTCAGCACACATTTCATCACCTACGCGAGCGGGGCTGCAGTGCTGTACCGACACAATGCGTTGAAGGAAATTGGTTTATTCGACGAAAACCTTTTTATGTACCATGATGATCTTGACGTGGGGTGGAAATTTTTGTTACGCGGATACCAGAATATTTTAGTACCCTCCTCGATAGTTTATCATCATTACGAATTTTCACGCAGCATCCGGAAATATTACTGGATAGAGCGCAATAGGCTCTTGCTCCTGCTTACGCATTATAAATTCAGCACCCTGTTATTAATTTTACCCGCATTAATTATTCTTGAATTCGGGTTGATGTTTTTCGCGCTCTACCGCGGTTTTTTTGGCGCGCGACTGCG
This genomic interval from Patescibacteria group bacterium contains the following:
- a CDS encoding NAD-dependent epimerase/dehydratase family protein; this translates as MEIIVTGGAGFIGSHVVDALIGRGFQVTVIDNLITGKRANVHKIAKLIRLDVRNPKLNNLFKTIKPVYVFHLAAQMDVKKSLREPLFDASVNILGSLNVIKSAADVGVKKFIFTSTGGAVYGDTSIIPTPETVPEAPISPYGVAKLAVDKYLHQFWHVAGMPYVSLRFGNVYGPRQRADGEAGVVAIFAGRLVRGLPCAINGSGKQTRDFVYVGDVVDAAMKAMYKPFVGTVNIATGKESSVNTVYMLLAKNIQTRLKATHNPAIQGEQMRSVLDWKKAKKVLGWKPKVNLEEGLRRTIAWHCHNAKIKNQKSK
- a CDS encoding glycosyltransferase family 2 protein; protein product: MTVVVVIPAFNESRTIAEVIHGCLQHASEVMVINDGSCDDTALRARQAGAAVFEHMVNRGYGAALQTGIQAALMRGADIIVTIDADGQHEPEEIIKVIEPLQKGEADIVIGDRFGTQSKREGMSLLRKAYITAGNLLTWILYGVWLSDTQSGFRAYTRNALRNLQTHAQGMEFSSEIIGEAARLGLRIATIPITVRYTDYSIGKGQNISTGIGTAFRLFLRRILR
- a CDS encoding DUF2304 domain-containing protein — encoded protein: MVFQIIACALIILIVGRIAWQFRRGTISGKEFFFWSFFWVLAAAAILVPNALTMIANILGIGRGTDLAFYGSFVIVAYVLFRIVVRMDKMERDITKVVRHLALDDTHQVSRIKYQGTDRDTLENRDT
- a CDS encoding glycosyltransferase family 2 protein, which translates into the protein MPRVAVIIVTYNSARFLPELFVSLKAMQHPAGGVQFIFVDNASADHSPELVREAMPDAALVREKENRGFSAGVNAGLRHPLAQGVEFIALLNPDTVVHPDWLTALVNALEGQRKAVSAQSLILYAQDREKVNSAGNSIHFLGFGFSQANGQSRSVILNEVPIPSGRNEESPTNVGSHTREILRPDALGTQDDVKLSTHFITYASGAAVLYRHNALKEIGLFDENLFMYHDDLDVGWKFLLRGYQNILVPSSIVYHHYEFSRSIRKYYWIERNRLLLLLTHYKFSTLLLILPALIILEFGLMFFALYRGFFGARLRAYVWIFVHVPLIMKKHKYVQNIRTQPDKAVLGSFTGVITDQEISNPLVEYVMNPVFALYLAFLRYVIRW